From the genome of Mycetocola spongiae, one region includes:
- the rffA gene encoding dTDP-4-amino-4,6-dideoxygalactose transaminase produces the protein MNEEKIVFSRPFRADSEARNLEAVLASGHAHGDGPFTASATARLEQITGSERVLLTTSCTHALEMTSMLLDLAPGDEVILPSYTFPSAATAVSAYGATSVFVDVVKDTGVIDAELIESAITSRTKAISVMHYGGVAPDMHRVLEIAHAHGLPVIEDNAHGLGGEWDGQKLGTFGAFATQSFHSTKNVHSGEGGALLINDDRFVERAEIIREKGTNRSRFLRGQVDKYSWVDKGSSYLPSEFNAAVLDAQLEQFDHIQRLRGGVWERYSRELAEWAARSAVLPMTIPAKATQIAHLFYLLMPSFEMQQALLEHLRDRGVIGTFHYIPLDSSVAGRRFGRTPQECRNSLDFSRRIVRLPLWAGMSDSQVDRVIDAVRAFTVTGTA, from the coding sequence ATGAATGAAGAGAAAATCGTTTTCAGTCGCCCGTTTCGTGCTGATAGCGAGGCGCGAAACCTTGAGGCAGTGCTTGCCAGCGGGCATGCTCATGGCGATGGGCCATTCACCGCGTCGGCGACCGCAAGACTGGAACAAATTACGGGGAGTGAACGCGTTCTCCTGACGACCTCGTGTACACACGCCCTGGAAATGACATCGATGTTATTGGATCTGGCTCCGGGCGATGAGGTTATTCTCCCGAGCTATACGTTCCCCTCGGCGGCCACGGCGGTGTCCGCCTACGGCGCAACAAGCGTATTTGTGGATGTGGTGAAAGACACCGGTGTGATCGACGCGGAGTTGATCGAGAGCGCCATCACGTCTCGAACCAAGGCGATTTCTGTAATGCATTATGGTGGCGTTGCGCCGGACATGCATCGGGTGCTGGAAATCGCTCATGCACACGGCCTTCCGGTGATCGAGGATAATGCCCACGGTTTGGGCGGCGAGTGGGACGGCCAAAAACTGGGTACGTTTGGTGCATTCGCGACACAGAGTTTCCATAGCACGAAGAATGTGCACTCCGGAGAGGGAGGTGCGCTCCTGATTAATGATGATCGTTTTGTAGAGCGTGCCGAGATCATTCGCGAAAAGGGCACAAACCGATCACGGTTCCTTCGTGGGCAGGTTGATAAGTATTCCTGGGTGGATAAGGGGTCAAGTTATCTCCCCAGCGAGTTTAATGCAGCGGTCTTAGATGCGCAGCTGGAACAGTTTGATCATATTCAGCGCCTGCGCGGGGGAGTATGGGAGCGGTATTCAAGGGAATTGGCCGAGTGGGCCGCGCGCTCGGCGGTGCTTCCCATGACCATTCCCGCAAAAGCGACGCAAATCGCGCATCTTTTTTATCTGCTGATGCCGAGTTTTGAGATGCAACAGGCCCTTTTAGAGCATCTGCGCGATCGTGGAGTAATTGGTACTTTTCACTATATTCCGCTCGATTCGAGTGTGGCCGGGCGTAGATTTGGGCGCACGCCTCAAGAGTGTCGCAATAGTCTTGATTTTTCTCGGCGCATTGTCCGCCTTCCGTTGTGGGCCGGGATGAGTGACTCTCAGGTTGACCGTGTAATCGATGCCGTGCGTGCCTTCACCGTGACGGGAACGGCATAA
- a CDS encoding metal-sulfur cluster assembly factor has product MVSTLSPARYDEVEEALKDVMDPELGINIVDLGLIYDLGWDDENNALIIHMTLTSAGCPLTDVLEAQTAEALDGVVEAFRINWVWMPPWGPEKITDDGRDMMRALGFSM; this is encoded by the coding sequence ATGGTTTCCACTCTCAGCCCGGCCCGCTATGACGAGGTCGAAGAGGCACTGAAGGACGTGATGGATCCCGAACTCGGGATTAATATCGTGGACCTCGGTCTCATCTATGACCTCGGCTGGGACGACGAAAATAACGCCCTGATCATCCACATGACCCTCACCTCGGCCGGCTGCCCGCTGACCGATGTGCTGGAGGCTCAGACCGCCGAGGCCCTCGATGGCGTGGTGGAGGCCTTCCGCATCAACTGGGTGTGGATGCCGCCGTGGGGCCCCGAAAAGATCACCGATGACGGCCGCGATATGATGCGCGCCCTCGGCTTCTCGATGTAG
- the sufC gene encoding Fe-S cluster assembly ATPase SufC: MSVLEIRDLHVSVETDQGTKQILRGVDLTINSKETHAIMGPNGSGKSTLAYTIAGHPKYIVDSGSITLDGEDVLEMSVDERARAGLFLAMQYPVEIPGVTVTNFLRTAKTAIDGEAPAIRAWIKDVRSAMENLRMDKAFAERNVNEGFSGGEKKRHEILQLELLKPRFAVLDETDSGLDVDALKIVSEGVNRAKENTDIGVLLITHYTRILRYIKPDHVHVFVNGKVAEQGGPELADRLEEEGYDRFLVDAPAEA, translated from the coding sequence ATGTCTGTTCTTGAGATTCGCGACCTGCACGTCAGCGTCGAAACCGACCAGGGCACCAAGCAGATCCTGCGCGGAGTTGACCTCACGATCAACTCCAAGGAGACCCACGCCATCATGGGCCCCAACGGCTCGGGAAAGTCCACGCTGGCCTATACCATCGCCGGACACCCCAAGTACATCGTGGACTCGGGCTCGATCACGCTTGACGGCGAGGACGTGCTGGAGATGAGCGTGGACGAGCGCGCCCGCGCCGGCCTGTTCCTCGCGATGCAGTACCCCGTGGAGATCCCGGGCGTCACCGTGACCAACTTCCTGCGCACCGCCAAGACCGCGATCGACGGCGAGGCCCCGGCCATCCGCGCGTGGATCAAGGACGTGCGTTCGGCCATGGAAAACCTGCGCATGGATAAGGCCTTCGCCGAGCGCAACGTGAACGAGGGCTTCTCCGGTGGAGAGAAGAAGCGTCACGAGATCCTGCAGCTTGAGCTGCTGAAGCCGCGCTTCGCCGTGCTCGACGAGACCGACTCCGGCCTCGACGTGGACGCCCTGAAGATCGTCTCGGAGGGTGTGAACCGCGCCAAGGAGAACACCGATATCGGTGTCCTCCTGATCACGCACTACACCCGCATCCTGCGCTATATCAAGCCGGATCACGTCCACGTATTTGTGAACGGTAAGGTTGCCGAGCAGGGTGGCCCCGAGCTGGCCGACCGCCTCGAGGAAGAGGGTTACGACCGCTTCCTGGTGGACGCGCCCGCCGAGGCGTAG
- a CDS encoding non-heme iron oxygenase ferredoxin subunit, with protein MVSTRVCSLDELTLNQAKRVVVDGKPIALVLDSQGEVHAIGDTCTHGDISLSEGFVEGETLECWAHGSAFSLKTGKPLTLPAYEPVPVYVVDLRDGDIYIDPTVTKEI; from the coding sequence ATCGTGTCGACCCGAGTTTGCTCGCTTGATGAGCTCACCCTGAACCAGGCCAAGCGGGTCGTGGTAGACGGAAAGCCCATTGCGCTCGTTTTAGATAGTCAGGGTGAGGTCCACGCCATCGGCGATACCTGCACCCACGGTGATATCTCCCTCTCCGAGGGATTTGTCGAGGGGGAGACCCTGGAATGCTGGGCCCACGGATCGGCGTTCTCGCTGAAAACCGGAAAGCCGCTGACCCTCCCCGCCTATGAACCCGTACCGGTTTATGTTGTCGATCTGCGTGATGGCGACATTTATATCGACCCGACCGTAACGAAAGAGATTTAA